The Stieleria maiorica genome includes the window TGGTCGCTCCATCGGTCCGCAGTCCGACGCCCGGCGATTCGTCATCGACGCGGCGGGACAGTCCTTGGTCGACGTCAGCGCTGCGGTGATGCAGAAAATCGCTTACGGCCAATCCGAGCGTGGCGTGGTTGCCGAGTTCGCGGCGCCGCCGTGGGGTCTGTCGGAATTACGCGTGCCCGAATCCGGATTGATCCTGGTGCTCGACCAGATCGAAAAACCGGGCAACATCGGTGCCGCGTTTCGATGTGCCGATGCCGCCGGTGCCGACGCCGTGATCCTGTGCCCGGCCGCGGCCGACCGCTTCAATCCCAATGCGATTCGCAACAGTTTGGGCGCGGTCTTTTCGGTGCCTTCGGCTGCGGCCGACGAAGCGGATGCCAGGTCATGGTTGGTCCGGCACGGCTACGGGATCTGTGCCGCCCGCGTCGAATCCTCGCGTCCGTTGTGGCAAGCGGATTTGACCGGGCCCGTGGCGATCGTCATCGGCAGCGAAGCGTTCGGGCTTGGGGCTCACTGGCAGAGCGACCCGCAGACGGCCATCGATGCGATTCGGATCCCGATGGCGGGGGACGTCGACAGCCTGAACGCCTCGGTCTCCGCCGCCGTGTTTCTCTATGAAGCCGCCCGCCAACGCGAGGCGACCGTGGGATAGGCTTCGATTTGTACGACAGCCCTTCCGGGCTGTCGCTCATGGGGCTATTTGTACGATGGCCCTTCCGGGCCGTCGCCCGTGGGACACTGCGCGACGACCTCGAAAGGACGTCGTACTCCGGCGCCGCGATCACTCGCCGATGCGGTACAGCGCGTGGCGGGTGCGTTGCAGCAGCCCGCCGTCGACCGGCACGGGGCTGGCAACGGTGTAGGGCTCCTCGTCTGCCACCCGGTTGGTTTGGACGACGTCGGGGGTGTCGGAATCCAGCGGTCCGATCACGTAGGTCGTTGCATCTTCGCCGGTGACGTACAAGTGATTTCCGGCGACCAAGGGTGAACTGCTAAACCCGATGCGAGATTTGGGCAGCTGCACGGTCCACAAGGTCTTTCCGGTTTCCAGCTCGACCGCTGACACGGTGCCCTTGGACGCCTTGCCGTCGCCGGCAAAGTAGACGCGGTCGCCATCGATCGCCGGCGTCGGCACGTCGCTGCCGAGGTCGTCGCGGTGCCACACGATGCTGTCGCGTCCCTTGCCGTCAATCACGTCGCTGATCCGGCAGGTCGTCACGCTCGCGCCGCGCGAGTAGGGGCAAACGATCAGGTCCCCTTGGACCGCGGGGGATGCGATCGATCGAAAGAATTTCTCTTGGTCGGGATTAAATCCGCCGACCCGCCCGAGTTCGCGACCGTCGCTGGCCGAGTGAATCGTCAAATGGTCGGCGCCCATCACCGCGATCAGATTGCGGTCTTCCATGGCGATCGGAGTCGCGTAACTTTGTGCCGCCTCCTCTGGGGCTCCAAGCTGGCGATCGACCTTCCAGGCCAAGTCGCCGGTCGAGCGGTCGTACGCGACCAGATAACTGGGGCCGGTCTGCATGACCGCGACGACGACCAAATCGTTGATCAACGTGGGGCTGGAACCCAGGTCCCACCACAGGGTGTCTTCGCCGAATTCGTCCTGCAAATTGACCTGCCAACGCACGTTTCCGTCCATGTCGACGCAGGCCAAATCGCCGCTGCGAAAATAGGCGTACACGGCATTGCCGTCGGTGACCGCCGAAGGATTGCTGCCGCCGCCCTTGCGGTGCTTGTTGCCACGATCGGTGCCCAAGGCCGTGCCCCAGAGCGTCTGGCCGCTTTGGACATCGATCGCAAACAGCGTGTTTTGGCCGTCCGTCCCTGCCGTCAAAAAGGCCTTGGAACCGGCGATGACCGGGGTGCTGCCGCCCAGTCCCGACAGATCAGCCTTCCAAGCGATCCCCGACTTCTCACCCCACTTGGTCGGATACGATTCTCCGGCGGCGACGCCATTTTGCATGCCCCCACGCCATTGCGGCCACGAAACGGGATCGTCGGCCGTCGCGATGGAAGGGGCGTCCAGCGACACGGTCGCGGTGGCAAACAAAACAAACGCGATTCGAAACGACCGCATGGTGGGATTCCTCTAGCAGCGATAGAAAGCGGACACGGGGTGGGAAGGATCTCCTGAGAGATCGGGGGTCCATCTGTTATGATGGATGCGAACAAATCATACCAGAGCAACCCCGCGCCCGCGGTGGATCGGAACGGCCTGCATACGACGCGGCTCATTCACTTTCAACTGAGAACAATGGTCGACATGGAACACCAGCGTTTGCGGAATTCGAATCGGTTTCTCCGACCGGGACGCGTCGCCACCTGCACGCGGACCCTGTCGGCCGCCGTTCTCTCCGTGACCGTCCTGGGGCTCGCGACGGTCCAAGGGCAAACGTTGCCGGCCGAAACGCCACTGGCCGATAAATCGCCGGCCCGCTCTCGCACCGACGCCGACGGCATGCAACCAGGGGTGTCAGATCCGATCCAGAATCTCGACCAACCGGCAAACCTGGCGCGGGATCGTTACGTCGATCGTCAACGTGCGACGCTGCAGATGTGGCGGTTGCGAACACAATCGCGCCAGGCCGTGCAGGATGCGGCGCGCAACGCCGACCCCGAAGTCG containing:
- a CDS encoding outer membrane protein assembly factor BamB family protein codes for the protein MRSFRIAFVLFATATVSLDAPSIATADDPVSWPQWRGGMQNGVAAGESYPTKWGEKSGIAWKADLSGLGGSTPVIAGSKAFLTAGTDGQNTLFAIDVQSGQTLWGTALGTDRGNKHRKGGGSNPSAVTDGNAVYAYFRSGDLACVDMDGNVRWQVNLQDEFGEDTLWWDLGSSPTLINDLVVVAVMQTGPSYLVAYDRSTGDLAWKVDRQLGAPEEAAQSYATPIAMEDRNLIAVMGADHLTIHSASDGRELGRVGGFNPDQEKFFRSIASPAVQGDLIVCPYSRGASVTTCRISDVIDGKGRDSIVWHRDDLGSDVPTPAIDGDRVYFAGDGKASKGTVSAVELETGKTLWTVQLPKSRIGFSSSPLVAGNHLYVTGEDATTYVIGPLDSDTPDVVQTNRVADEEPYTVASPVPVDGGLLQRTRHALYRIGE
- a CDS encoding TrmH family RNA methyltransferase, giving the protein MLTSLRNPTVKRLVKMRDNRARRKTGHILVDGWRETQRAIQAGLDPLGIYAVADSGDATAAEDTGDTGRSIGPQSDARRFVIDAAGQSLVDVSAAVMQKIAYGQSERGVVAEFAAPPWGLSELRVPESGLILVLDQIEKPGNIGAAFRCADAAGADAVILCPAAADRFNPNAIRNSLGAVFSVPSAAADEADARSWLVRHGYGICAARVESSRPLWQADLTGPVAIVIGSEAFGLGAHWQSDPQTAIDAIRIPMAGDVDSLNASVSAAVFLYEAARQREATVG